One stretch of Natronobacterium gregoryi SP2 DNA includes these proteins:
- the meaB gene encoding methylmalonyl Co-A mutase-associated GTPase MeaB has translation MNADDERLLEDLLEGKHRALARVISKIEDRAPGYRDLVSELYAHTGEADVIGITGSPGAGKSTLVDKLAETYRERDETVGIIAIDPSSPFSGGAVLGDRIRMGSTIGDMDVFVRSMSARGTLGGLSTATTDAVKAMDAFGKDKIIIETVGAGQNEIDIVRTADTVAVLVPPGSGDDVQTLKAGILEIADVFVVNKADRDGADRTVHELQDMVAMGAGDGVSMAGGGGHHGADALATMDDHDDAHAEWAEDADADADADEWVPPIVETVATRAEGVEEFIGELETHQSYLIDSGTRAEMARKRYAEEIRTLLREDVHDLLEDELAAAGGIDDLAENVRTGETSPYSIADELLAPVADCLDELETGE, from the coding sequence ATGAACGCCGACGACGAACGACTGCTCGAGGACCTCCTCGAGGGGAAACACCGCGCACTGGCCCGAGTTATCTCGAAGATCGAGGACCGGGCACCGGGGTACCGCGACCTCGTCTCGGAGCTGTACGCACACACCGGCGAGGCGGACGTAATCGGAATCACGGGCAGCCCCGGGGCAGGGAAGTCGACGCTCGTCGACAAACTCGCAGAAACCTACCGCGAACGCGACGAGACGGTCGGCATCATCGCGATCGACCCGTCTTCGCCGTTTTCCGGTGGTGCCGTCCTGGGCGACCGCATCCGAATGGGGTCGACGATCGGCGACATGGACGTCTTCGTTCGTTCGATGAGTGCCCGCGGAACGCTGGGTGGGCTCTCGACGGCGACGACGGACGCCGTGAAAGCGATGGACGCGTTCGGCAAGGACAAGATAATCATCGAGACCGTCGGTGCCGGACAGAACGAGATCGACATCGTCCGAACCGCCGACACCGTCGCCGTCCTCGTCCCGCCGGGGTCGGGCGACGACGTCCAGACGCTGAAAGCCGGCATCTTAGAGATCGCCGACGTCTTCGTCGTCAACAAGGCTGACCGCGACGGTGCTGACCGGACCGTCCACGAACTCCAGGACATGGTCGCCATGGGAGCCGGCGACGGTGTCAGCATGGCCGGCGGTGGCGGCCACCACGGTGCCGACGCACTAGCGACGATGGACGACCACGACGACGCTCACGCCGAGTGGGCAGAAGACGCCGACGCCGACGCCGACGCCGACGAGTGGGTCCCACCGATCGTCGAAACCGTCGCCACACGCGCCGAGGGCGTCGAGGAGTTCATCGGCGAACTCGAGACTCACCAGTCCTACCTCATCGATTCCGGCACCCGCGCGGAGATGGCTCGAAAGCGATACGCCGAGGAGATCAGGACTCTCCTGCGGGAAGACGTCCACGATCTGCTCGAGGACGAACTCGCGGCGGCCGGTGGGATCGACGACCTCGCAGAGAACGTCCGAACTGGCGAGACTAGCCCGTACTCGATCGCCGACGAGTTGCTCGCGCCGGTCGCGGACTGTCTCGACGAACTCGAGACGGGCGAGTAG
- a CDS encoding cobalamin B12-binding domain-containing protein, with product MSSEQEGQSIRCLVAKVGLDGHDRGAHVISRAFRDAGFEVIYSGLHKAPEDIVQAAVQEDVDVLGISILSGAHDTLVPKVMDGLREYDAADDTLVLVGGVIPEEDRPGLKEDGVAAIFGPGTSIEETVEFVRENAPDR from the coding sequence ATGAGTAGCGAACAGGAAGGGCAGTCGATCCGGTGTCTCGTCGCCAAAGTCGGACTCGACGGTCACGACCGTGGTGCACACGTTATCTCGCGTGCGTTCCGCGACGCCGGCTTCGAAGTGATCTACTCCGGCCTCCACAAAGCCCCGGAAGACATCGTCCAGGCAGCAGTCCAGGAAGACGTCGACGTCCTCGGCATCTCCATTCTCTCGGGTGCTCACGATACGCTCGTCCCGAAAGTCATGGACGGCCTCCGGGAGTACGACGCCGCCGACGACACCCTCGTCCTCGTCGGTGGAGTCATCCCCGAGGAGGATCGACCCGGGCTCAAAGAAGACGGCGTCGCGGCCATCTTCGGTCCCGGAACGTCGATCGAGGAAACCGTCGAATTCGTCCGCGAAAACGCACCCGATCGATGA